From the genome of Phaeodactylum tricornutum CCAP 1055/1 PHATR_bd_42x36 genomic scaffold, whole genome shotgun sequence:
CGCATGCTCTTTGGGATCAACATCTACGAACAGGATAATGATGAGCTTTATTTTTAATAAAACGGTAAGCTTACCAATGCTATATAGGAAGAATCACAAGCAAGATTATTTGTGAAGGCATTGAGCGACTGAGAGCACTCGCTGACAGCAAATTTGGACTTTTCTAGGTGGAACGCAAACTTTTTACGTGTTGCAATTCCAAACAAAGCTTGTTGTGTGCATAGACCGCAAGACAAAAAGCCAGTTCTTTTCACGCCAGTCGGAAGCGCATCATCTCACAGTGAATGATTCTGACATTAACTACGACAAAGACATTTAACAGGTTATTTCGTGTGTTCAACTCGATGACATTTTTCCAACTGACCATACAAAAGATCGACCCAATCACAATTTCAGATTCTCAGTTCATGCAAAGCGAACCGAGAGCGACAGTAAATTGGTTTTGGATCATTTCTACTAGCGTCACAACCTGCACGTATTGTAATTGAGGATTGCAGCTCGTTGCCCTCCAGCCACAAAAAAATCCCAACAAAAACAGAACCCGTCTGCGGTGTCATAAAACCCAAGTAGCAGAATGTCGAGTAGTGCTATCTATCAATCCTGTGCCGGTCAATTCAATAGCGGTGAGCAGCTTGATCAGCTTTTGCAGTGCCTCTCTACGGGACATGACGGCGTGAGTAAAAATGGAACAGGGTCGGCTTTTCTTTTCAATGGATTTTGATTACTAACGCATATCACCCTCTCTTTCGCTGTGGTAATCTACAGGCGCTTAACGTTCAGACCAGCAATCTCGCAGGAGGTATCGATGCCTTTTATCTTATTTTTGCTGGGGCCCTTGTCTACTTCATGCAGACAGGATTTGCTATGCTCTGTGCCGGATCAATTCGAGCGAAAAACGTGAAGAATGTGATTCTCTGGAACTTGCTCGATTCTTGTGGTGGCGGTCTCGCGTTCTGGAGCGTGGGCTATGCCTTTGCCTACGGCGGAGACGATGATGGGTCCAAGACATTTGTCGGTAATGCAGGCTTTTTCCTCAAGGGAGATAACATTCGAATGGAAAACTGGTTTTTTCAGTTTGCATTTGCTTGTGCCCTTTCCTCAATTGTCGCTGGAACGGTACGACAATTTTAAGCACACAGTACTCTGTGCAAGGACACACGTCGGCACTAATCAAATTCGCTGTCTTTTACAAATTTCAGATCGCTGAGCGCACCCAAATGAAGGCCTATTTGATGTATTCCGTCTTTTTGGTTGGGTTTGTCTATCCAGTTGTGGCCCACGCCTTTTGGTCGAGCAATGGATTCCTATCCAACACAGCCACAGACCCGTTGTGGGGATCTGGTGCCATTGACTTGGCGGGGTCTGGACCAGTCCACATGACAGGAGGTGTTACGGCTTTGGCAGCAGCTCTGATTCTGGGACCTCGCATTGGTCGCTTCTACGACAAGGAGGGCAATCCTCTAGAAGAGCCAGCCGAATTCCCCCCCCACTCGGTTGCCTTGCAGTTTTTGGGAACattttgtctttggtttGGCTGGTACGGCTTTAACCCAGGTTCCGTCTTCTTTATTTCAAGTACTGAAAACGGTCAAGTTGCGGCTTTGGTAGCCGTCAATACCACCTTGGCTGCGTGTGCGGGTGCCGTCAGCGCCATGTTTACTTCAACTGTCTTTGACTACTGGTACACCGGCTTGCACACATATGATTTGGGCTACACTATGAACGGATGTTTGACGGGATTGGTCGCGATAACGGCAGGATGCGCTGTAAGTAGGACGCGACTTTCCAAACAGTTATTCTTCATAACTCGCTAACTGCGACCATTCCTGTTTTCCAGACTGTTGAAACATGGGCTGCCGTTTTGATTGGTATTGTCGCCGGCTGGTTTTACCTTTTGGGTTCTAGGTTGCTTGTCTACTTCCGTATTGACGATGCTGTCGACGCCATCCCCGTCCATATGGTAGGTGGCGCCTGGGGCGTGATCGCGACGGGCCTGTTTACGAAGGGAGAACTATTATTATCCGCCTTTAGCCAGGAGGAACATGTTGGATGGTTCTACGAGTGGGGCAGTGGGAGCGGTGACTTTACCCTGATCGGTATTCAATTGCTTTCTGTACTCTTTATTTTCGCCTGGACTTTCTCTGTTATGGGAATTTATTTTTACGGCCTTAACTTGATGGGTT
Proteins encoded in this window:
- a CDS encoding Ammonium_transporter (One of eight ammonium transporters in the Pt geneome. This particular model is phylogenetically very similar to the ammonium transporter that is on scaffold 15.) is translated as MSSSAIYQSCAGQFNSGEQLDQLLQCLSTGHDGALNVQTSNLAGGIDAFYLIFAGALVYFMQTGFAMLCAGSIRAKNVKNVILWNLLDSCGGGLAFWSVGYAFAYGGDDDGSKTFVGNAGFFLKGDNIRMENWFFQFAFACALSSIVAGTIAERTQMKAYLMYSVFLVGFVYPVVAHAFWSSNGFLSNTATDPLWGSGAIDLAGSGPVHMTGGVTALAAALILGPRIGRFYDKEGNPLEEPAEFPPHSVALQFLGTFCLWFGWYGFNPGSVFFISSTENGQVAALVAVNTTLAACAGAVSAMFTSTVFDYWYTGLHTYDLGYTMNGCLTGLVAITAGCATVETWAAVLIGIVAGWFYLLGSRLLVYFRIDDAVDAIPVHMVGGAWGVIATGLFTKGELLLSAFSQEEHVGWFYEWGSGSGDFTLIGIQLLSVLFIFAWTFSVMGIYFYGLNLMGWLRIDPLEEEVGMDISRHKGSAYDMTLASVEQVRSLMDDRSTSNRGKQRKPSIMVVKLAKAGTSEGESASGNPEVQASDVQQAETA